CTAGTTGCTTCTACTAAAATTGTTgatcgttggggggggggggggggggggcaggcccctgctcgtccccctggctccgcccctgccgcCAACGCACCTAAATATTTCCCATTTTTATCCCGACAGACAACTCCAACTGCTCCCTTCTCCCCCAAAGTTGATAGGCCACCATCACAATTAAACTTTGCTGCATCGCCTGAAGGTGGTAACCAGACTTTTGCCTGAGGTCTAGTCGCACTTCCCTTGAAAGTCTGGGGAGTGCGCATATTGGCGATCTTCAGATCCTCCATGAATCGCCTGATAAAGCACATAGTTGAGAGCGGGCTCTGGTATTCATTCTCATGGATTGCCTTCCTCTGAGCCCATCAAATTGCCCACATAGTTACCAAAACTCGAGCTAGGTCCCACCATCTTCTTATTCAAATGAAAAAGACGGGCCAACAAAACCGCAATCCTGGCCACACCGGAAAATGGGCCCACCACCACACTCACAACGCGAAAACGAACCAAACAGGTACGTAAATATTAGTACAAAATAAACACATCCACTAGACCTTGTACGTACGTAGTCTATACCGGGAGTGAAGCAAGGGACATATACAGACACCGAGCACCAGCTCGAAGGCCCGAGCGGAGATTCTCCAGCGATGCGAGGCCGTGTAGCAACTATTGGTGGACGCCGATTTGACGGGGAAGTGCGCGTGAGTCCGGACCCTGGATCGGAGCCATCGGACGGCGGAGGGAGCCGCCTGCCCGACGGTTCGACGGTTCGGATGGAACGCAAATGGTTCATCAGCGTTACCGGATGGCATGATCGTGTCCTCTGCTTGCCTTGTCGCAGGTGCACTGGCCCTGCTTTGCCTTTCAGGCTGAGAGGCCTTTTAGGGTGCAGTAGTAGGCATGTCTTTTCGCAGAATCCAGAGTAGCTTGGCCACAAAGAGTACCTGCTGGAGCTCAGCAGTGTGACTCCTCGCAAGATAGCCACCACAAATTTTCTTCTACTCGAATGTGAAATGTGCATTGCTGGCAGTGTTTTTACCAACACAAATTTCACTTTCAAAAGGTGCTACCATTAGGACGGCTTTACTCCAAAATTTCTGGTTGAAATGATGAGCAAGTTGTTTCAAGGTTTACCCCCGTATGGTAGGACACTCACCCACCCGACTTTCTTGACCGAGATGGTGCATGTCCTTCTTCAAATGGGCGAAGggatcattttgcagttgcacgtgagtttccaatcacgcatgtcatgatgaaattgaatgaactgttcaaacgttgccgctcctcAATGCTCAGGCACAATATTCTCatcctgaaactgaaacccttgatgtacagacgttccgggcgctcatcttctacgatcatattatgcatgatcacacaagcagtcatcacctcccacggTTAATGCAtgctccaggtattagcaggataccgaacgatgccccattgatattgcaaaacaccaaaggcacgctcgacatccttcctagcactctcttactcttgggcaaatctttttctcttctctccgacagggttgggaattgtcttgacaatagtggtccactgagaatagataccgtcacccaggtaatatcatttgtcgtagttgtggccgttgatagTAAAATTCACCGGTGGGctattgccttcggcaagcctagcaaacactggcgagcgctgaagcacgttgataccGTTGTGTGATTCGGCTGCGATTCCAACAATGGTTGAAAatatgcctactcatacggaaacggcgGCGGAATTTTTGATGTTTGAACAACAGATTttttgtatcaaagtagtccttccaaagaaggagatgcccgctctctcggttgcgattcaatgccgaaaggtggcccggaatggagccacagaacaacggccgctggctattgaggtggtgatggaccaacacgacagccaatatctcctcctcgtcatcggacgacgaatcgtcggagtcgcaaaggtaattgtgaaaaaagaactcgtcggcggagtctaTTTTGTACCTTGGCCTGTCGAACAACTTGCGGGCGTCGACGAAGGAGATGACCGACGATGGGAGTCGCGGCGCGcacggaccagctagctgccctgccggcgtcctacgagcgtgccggtgaggatctggccagggcgacgaggcggcttcttggtcgcggTCGCGGCTgtgtcgtgtgtgtgtgtgcggggggggggggggggggggggggggggggagcagtcGTTCCCTGACGGCAAGACGACGGTGGCAGGCGACATGGGAGGTGACGGCGTTGCTGAGCGGATGTTGCGGCGTCAGCAGCTGAGTCACCGGAAAAAATAggcgacggcgtcggcgacgaaggaGATGGGCAATGGTTGATGTTGGATGTGGGGAGgtcaatgtgccaccgaccagtgGGCCTGAGGGAGGAGAAGGCGAGCGTGCGTGTTCATCTCGTGTCCACGCCGACGCAAATCCGTCTCAAGAAAAGGCAGGGAATGGGTCGCCTGGGGACGAAAAGtgaacgcgcgtccgtttgggtcgaccCGTTGGGCCGACTTTTGTGTCCGCGCCGATCCAAACGAACGCCAGCGAAAAAAACAGGTTGCCATGTTGATTTACTCCAAAAATTTTGATTCAAATGATGAGCGAGTTATTTCTAGGTTTGTCCCTATTTGGTAGGACACCCATCCACCGGGCTTTCTTGACCGAAATGGTGCGTGTCCTTTTTCAAATGGGCGAAAGGATCATTCCATGCCTGGTCCGGAATGAGATGAGTGACCTACAAGTGTTGAACGGAATCGGTCAGTTGGGGTCGGGGCAAGCCAGCTTTGTGCGAACACCCTGAACCACGGGGCCGCCGCTTTGAATATTAGGTCCGTTTCTTCTTCCATTTTTGATTAAAAAAGAAACAAGCACAGAAACAGACCGATGATCATTCACTGGCTCACTGCCCATGAATGGTTCGTGCTCTGGCATTGAGCCCGGAGCCGTGGCATCTCCTGCACGAATGAGAATGACCCGCGAGGGGCGACGCTGGTGCCACTGACGCATGGGTCCCGGCGGATCGGCGGCTGCGTGGGCCCTGCTTTGCAGCGTGACCGCCGCCCGGTCGTCCCGTGCCGCGTCGGGTGCCCCGCCAATGGGCCGTTTAAATAGAGCCCTGCTATACACACGACGATTTCAGACGATTTAAAGACGATGCAGAAGATCACACCATGCAATGCCCAGCAGCAGGACAGGTTCACCGTTGGATACAGCAGTCGGCTGGATGTCGTGTATGAAGTGTCATCTATAGAGCAGTTTCGGTTTAAATATGGAGGGAAAGGAAAGCATTGGCCCCTCCCAACTCGGGACTAGTACTACCACTACGCACTTGCGGCGCGCGCAGCCGGATCCTCTGCGGCCGAACACTCTGCGGAGCTAACTGAGCTCCCCACACATGACCTGAGATTTTCTTTCTGCTTTTTCCCCCTTTTAATCTCTTccgtgttttttttttctttcttatatATATTGTCAAAAAGGTGAATCTTTGCAGCCGTCCATGCTGCATAAAAATCACTAGTCAAATCTCCGGTGCGTGACGGCGCTCTCTTACGCAGGACGAAccttgtttcttttttttttgcgaggccaccttgctcttttttttttgcatggtaatatgtgtttcattcatactccctccgtccggaaaaagtTGTCCACTGCTTAGTTCATTTAtaattttgcagaaaaccccttctaGCTTCAAATCTCTTGCTAATCACACCCCGCTGCTTCTTCCTCCTTTCTCCGTCGCCGGCGCGCACTGTGGTCCCTCGCGCCACCGTCGGCACCCACCATAGGGCCGAGCGCGTGACAACGGCCAGGGCCTGCGCCACCGCTGTGAACCACCACCGCCCCTGCCCACCTGCGCCGCCCGAGGCGAGCTGCGTCGCCCGCACGGAGGCGAGCTGCGTCGCGCCGTCCACCTGCTCCTCCGCGGCGACCACCTCGACGGGCGGCGGCTCCACTGCTGAAGGGCGCTGCCCCGCCGCCATCCTCTCCCGCCCCGATCCCTTCCGCCGCCGAGGGCTGCATCGCTATCCCCTCCCGCCGCCCAGGGCTACGCTGCTATCCCTCGCGCCGCCCAGGGCCTGCGCCGGCGCCGCACAGGACCTGCGCGCGCCTGGGTCTCGAGCGCCTGGACCAGGAGCTCCAGGCGGGCCTGGAACTCAAGCTCATCCTCAACCTCGAGCTTCTTCTGCTGCAAGTTGCTGCTCTTCCCCGGCGGGCCTGCTCGTGCTGCCACCCGGAGCTCCCCTGCTTGTGCTTCTGCCGGTGAGAAGAAGAACCCGAGCTCCAATTTCTGTACAGTGCGCTTGTTCATTAATTTGAAACACAATTGATCATCTACTGTGCAGAAATGTTGCAAAAAAGTAAACTGAATGTGTTCAACTCCAATGTCAAAGAAATTAACTGAATGTTCTTGGTCTGGATAAACATGTTCTTCAGTTAACTGGACAAGACTAAATCAAAATGAATGTTCTAGATTGAGTATAAACAATTGGACAAGAAGCAGTAGGTGTACTCGAAATTCTAAACTAAATCAAACTCAATGTTATAGACTGAGTAGAAAAATTGGAGTACTGGAGTCGATCAGTTTGCAGTGAATAGGAGATGCTAAATTTGAGAAAACTACTGAATTATTGTTGCATTCAGTGTGTAGATCATCCAATAGGTGTTCGGTGTTGAAGAAAAGTAAATTCCAGTTGGTCTGTAACTTAAACTGAGATACAAAAAATTGAGTCAATACTCCTCTGTTTTCAGTGAGTACTCCAGTCTCATGCAGGCACATGTCCAGTagcaaaaagtttcagaaatttTGGTGCTCACCTTCCATCTTGGCAGTACAAGAAAAACTGAGCAGCCAACTCTTGCCGCTTTGCATGCATTGCTGGCAACTCCAGTAGCTTTACGAAAAAATCGATCATGGCATCTACAGGTTACAAACAAATGAGCAAGATTCAGTTAGATAACCACTAATAGAAGCATGTGAGTGCAAAAAACTTGACAACTGAAATTCAGTTAGATAACAAGAATCTAAATTTTATGCATGAACTTTGAAACTCTGTCAGTGCACAACATTCAGTGTCAATTGAATTTCCATGATTATATGCAGCTAGGTGTTCTCTAGTTACCAAAATGAACAAGGAGTACTTTTAATATCTACTTTTCTCtttcttgttttttttttgcttttttgtctAGGATTCTTCATGGTttttttgttatgattatatgcTCACCATTCATCTTTTGTATACTCTTGTTATGAGATCAGACAGGAGCACACAATTATGGATTTGAATTTGATGCCGGAAGAGGAGGACGGAACTCAAGAAGAACAAGCTCAGCAGGGTGACGTTATTGATTTGAATTTGATGCCGAAAGAGGAGGACAAAgctcaagaagaagaacaagctcaACAGGGTGACGCTATTGATTTAAACTTGATGccggaagatgaggatgaagacatTGAATTGAATTGGTTTCCTGAAGAGGAAGAAGCTCAAGAGGCACAAGAAGACGCAGAATTGGAAGAAGCTCAATATGCACAAGAAGATGCAGAAGTTCAAGAAGCTCAAGATGCACAAGAAGATGAAGAAGTGCAAGAAGCTGATGCACATGGCAATCCAAGAGGGAAGGACTTGACAGACAAGGAGAGACACGGTGTTTACTTTGCTCTGCGAGTAATCGAGCTTAGAGATGGACAGGTTCACGTGTATGACAAGGTGCTCATCGCGACTATGCTGAATGTTCACCTGCGAACAGTTACAAGAATATGGAATCTAGCCAAACGACAACTTGCAGCAGGCCAAGAAGTTGATGTTTCAAGCAAGAAGAATAAAAGTGGTAGGAAGAGAAAAGAACTAGATCTGTCGAGAACAGCCACAATCCCTTTGAACAAAAGAAGAACAATCCGTTCTCTAGCAAGGTGTTTAGGTGTGCCCCGTTCAACCCTACATGACAGATTTCAATTGCAAGAGCTAAAACGCATCACAAGCACCATCAAACCCACCCTCAAGCCACAGAACAAGATAGCGAGACTAAAGTTCTGCCTATCCATGATGGATGAAAGATGGATATCAAGTCCTTGGCCCAGTTTCAAGCCAATGACAAATATGGTCCACATCGATGAGAAATGGTATGACATGACCCGAGTGAAGAGTAGCTACTACGTACTGCCTGGAGAAGAAGAACCAAATCGAACTGTGCACAATACACATAGCATTGGGAAGGTAATGTTTCTAACAGCTGTGGCCAAACCTCGCTACAATGACGATGGGGAGATGACATTTGATGGAAAACTTGGCATTTGGCCGTTCGTGGTAGAGACCGAGGCACAACGAACAAGCCAGAACAGAGACAGGGGGACAATAGAGTTGAGGCCGGTCAAAGTTACTAGACCTGTGTGCAGAGATTACCTGATCAATAAAGTAATCCCTGCCATTCAAGACAAATGGCCTGACGGTGACGAGGACACAACGATCTTAATTCAACAAGATAATGCAACACCGCATGTCCTCCCTAATGATGCTGGTTTTCTAGAGGCCGTGGCACAGACAGATCTGGATATTCGATTATTGCAACAACCACCGAACAGCCCTGAGCTCAATGTTCTAGATCTTTGTTTCCACTGCTCCCTCCAATCCCTAACCGACTGCAGAGCGC
The window above is part of the Triticum aestivum cultivar Chinese Spring chromosome 2A, IWGSC CS RefSeq v2.1, whole genome shotgun sequence genome. Proteins encoded here:
- the LOC123187766 gene encoding uncharacterized protein, producing MVAARPDGGRRSRRQQARRRRRRLLYCELDDGGGVLLADAMIDFFVKLLELPAMHAKRQELAAQFFLYCQDGRNWSSGSSSHRQKHKQGSSGWQHEQARRGRAATCSRRSSRLRMSLSSRPAWSSWSRRSRPRRAQVLCGAGAGPGRREG